In the Malaya genurostris strain Urasoe2022 chromosome 1, Malgen_1.1, whole genome shotgun sequence genome, one interval contains:
- the LOC131425150 gene encoding 32 kDa beta-galactoside-binding lectin, producing MLTQFAGNISCTVEPGQIFVIGARPIDDAERIDINFLSGKSDEADNILHISIRFLEDIIVRNSKIGGSWGYEERAESLNELTAPNPITAGELFKLYILVGDDKFHIAINGQPYCTYAFRATLSEIRAISLFKDIQQITQIDHRQAFPTPFPAIQLEEKFNSFSNDVPKPFLPGHVIVITAIPFGNPRGGFIIRFMENGSKRQALHFNPRFDPHYVVVRNSHTEALEFRREEDRKGGFPFVLDQQFKLAIALTESEFKFAVNGSYFEAYAYQDANQLDTLNGFKVQCSNGMQLEVTNVDHMNMGVPDCEGFESYSHPEVEIF from the exons ATGCTAACTCAATTTGCTGGTAATATCTCGTGCACTGTTGAACCCGGTCAAATATTTGTCATCGGCGCTAGGCCTATTGATGATGCTGAAAG AATAGACATTAACTTCTTGTCGGGAAAATCTGATGAAGCTGATAACATACTTCATATATCGATTCGTTTCTTAGAGGATATAATTGTGCGAAATTCGAAAATTGGAGGATCATGGGGATATGAAGAACGAGCTGAAAGCTTGAATGAGTTGACTGCACCGAATCCTATTACGGCAG GAGAACTATTTAAACTATACATACTGGTTGGCGATGACAAGTTCCATATTGCCATTAACGGACAGCCGTACTGTACATATGCTTTCAGAGCGACGCTTTCGGAAATCCGTGCCATTTCATTGTTCAAAGATATCCAACAAATTACACAAATTGATCATCGCCAAGCTTTCCCAACTCCATTTCCGGCAATCCAACtagaagaaaagtttaattcatTCAGTAATGACGTTCCAAAACCTTTTCTTCCAG GCCACGTTATCGTAATAACAGCCATACCATTTGGAAATCCCCGCGGTGGGTTCATTATTCGTTTCATGGAAAATGGATCGAAAAGGCAAGCATTGCACTTCAACCCGCGATTTGATCCACATTATGTAGTGGTTCGGAACTCACATACAGAGGCCCTCGA attcCGTAGAGAGGAGGACCGTAAGGGAGGATTCCCATTTGTGTTAGACCAACAGTTCAAATTGGCCATAGCACTAACTGAAAGTgagtttaagttcgcagtaaatGGAagctattttgaagcatatgccTACCAAGATGCTAATCAGTTGGATACTCTTAATGGATTCAAAGTCCAGTGTAGTAATGGAATGCAGCTCGAAGTAACTAATGTAGATCATATGAATATGGGCGTTCCAGATTGCGAAGGATTCGAAAGTTATTCACACCCAGAAGTTGAAATTTTCTAA